In one Phyllostomus discolor isolate MPI-MPIP mPhyDis1 chromosome 8, mPhyDis1.pri.v3, whole genome shotgun sequence genomic region, the following are encoded:
- the CEP95 gene encoding centrosomal protein of 95 kDa isoform X5 produces MGPSWDGDEVDSTSEIIRLGDTAHTFSLRSNGTQGPNEMQFEKASTVPCSKSHEELLNPPSSSVLSKSRTSFVEDAEIPPVDMIPNARKLGEPIRSAIPLHPPYHPSEPRAPCPIGKEYLRLSHCTPAMNSTGEGTAFSMEPDNKGFLTSKLPKASKQETYPTQVQGSRTRKLPKGKRYERAAVSSWDSSFSQRPRNRLTEQELHAVSEKLSQRLSELDWMLKSALGDRIRGKTDHKEEDTRNEEVESGNETLSQHSDSIMERGPKKRRPGLAVHRKPNYRSHSLSPSPVNKNKQLHMERKRQQKPKETDIHRFRAKAITEAFERELRRNKVQENIGPPGTNDEEETEKIYREARHKGTPKRSQPWKIYSRNTTPSPRGGLPKPNKVVPMKVNEHSLFLPLMLEQFPFLYVSGQTLSKMWKQQIAQIEQLKKDAYRENRSKKKLQDEIEEALRRHDLLAALVKKEYEHNKRLQDFKDRIHRQKLTQSKIKENRQQIVRARKYYDDYKVQLCAKMMRMRTREEMIFKKLFEEGLQIQKQRLRDLRNYAREKRDEQKRQHQNELDSMENYYKDQFSLLAEAISQEHQELKAREKSQAQTLHKVKRELRSQMEKEIQQLQYMITQNDDDAFFRELEAERFKSRLHLASFQYCKNPFP; encoded by the exons ATGGGCCCCTCTTGGGATGGAGATGAAGTAGACTCTACCAGTGAAATAATTAGACTTGGCGACACAGCACACACCTTTTCTCTGAGAAGTAATG GTACGCAAGGTCCTAACGAAATGCAGTTTGAAAAAGCCTCAACTGTACCATGTTCCAAATCACATGAAGAATTGTTGAACCCTCCCTCATCTAGTGTTTTGTCCAAGAGTAGGACATCCTTCGTTGAAGACG CAGAAATTCCTCCTGTGGATATGATTCCAAATGCTAGGAAGCTAGGGGAGCCTATCCGATCAGCTATTCCTTTACATCCACCCTACCACCCTTCAGAACCTCGAGCGCCCTGTCCCATAGGAAAAGAATACTTGCGTTTAAGTCACTGTACCCCTGCCATGAATTCTACTGGAGAGGGCACGGCATTTTCTATG GAACCAGATAATAAAGGTTTCTTAACTTCTAAGTTGCCTAAAGCTAGCAAACAGGAAACATATCCAACTCAAGTCCAAGGCTCTAGGACAAGGAAGcttccaaaaggaaaaag ATACGAAAGAGCTGCAGTCTCATCCTGGGATTCATCTTTCTCCCAGAGGCCAAGAAATAGATTAACAGAACAAGAATTACATGCAGTATCAGAGAAACTCTCTCAACGGCTCTCTGAACTAGATTGG ATGTTAAAAAGTGCCCTGGGTGATCGAATTAGAGGAAAAACTGACCACAAAGAAGAAGATACTAGAAATGAAGAGGTGGAGAGTGGAAATGAAACCCTCTCCCAGCACAGTGACAGCATCATGGAGCGTGGGCCGAAGAAGCGAAGGCCAG GACTTGCTGTGCATAGAAAGCCAAACTACAGATCTCATTCACTCTCTCCATCTCCggttaacaaaaacaaacagttgcatatggaaagaaaaaggcaGCAAAAGCCAAAAGAAACAGATATCCACCGATTCCGAGCAAAG GCAATAACTGAGGCATTTGAAAGGGaactaagaagaaataaagtgcaAGAGAATATTGGACCTCCAGGAACGAATGACGAGGAGGAAACA gaaaaaatatacagagaagcTCGTCATAAAGGAACTCCAAAACGTAGTCAACCCTGGAAGATTTACTCCAGAAACACAACTCCAAGTCCAAGAGGTGGCTTGCCAAAGCCAAACAAAGTAGTTCCAA TGAAAGTAAATGAACACAGTCTCTTCTTGCCCCTGATGCTCGAGCAGTTTCCATTTCTCTATGTTTCTGGCCAAACACTAAGCAAAATGTGGAAACAGCAAATTGCACAGATTGAACAGCTCAAAAAGGATGCATATAGAGAAAATCGATCAAAGAAGAAACTCCAGGATGAA ATAGAAGAAGCCTTAAGAAGGCATGACCTGCTTGCTGCACTTGTCAAGAAAGAATATGAACATAACAAGAGACTG CAAGACTTCAAGGACCGCATTCATAGGCAGAAGTTGACccaatcaaaaataaaagaaaatcggCAGCAGATTGTTCGTGCCCGAAAATATTACGATGATTATAAAGTTCAGTTGTGTGCAAAAATGATGAGAATGAGGACCCGAGAAGAAATG ATCTTTAAGAAACTGTTTGAAGAAGGTTTACAAATTCAAAAGCAAAGATTGCGAGACCTAAGAAACTATGCCAGAGAAAAGCGAGATGAACAAAAGAGGCAGCACCAAAATGAACTGGACTCAATGGAGAACTACTATAAAGACCAG TTTTCATTGCTGGCAGAAGCCATATCACAAGAACACCAAGAACTCAAAGCCAGAGAGAAATCACAAGCCCAG ACATTGCATAAGGTGAAGAGGGAGCTCAGGTCTCAGATGGAGAAGGAAATCCAGCAACTGCAGTACATGATCACACAGAACGACGATGATGCTTTCTTCCGGGAACTGGAAGCTGAGCGCTTCAAATCTAGGCTTCATCTGGCTTCCTTTCAGTACTGTAAAAACCCCTTCCCGTGA